The region AGTTTGCATGGATGAATGCAAAGCCACTGCTCACAAAGTACTTTGTAACATCATTTCCCTCGTGTACAGACATAACACCAGGCTTGAGCTCTGCAATTGTGGAAACATGGCCTGGCAAAATACCCATCAGGCCAGTTGTAGCCGGTACCATTACCATGTCAACCTGACAATAGCCAAACAATATGAGATGAGTAGTGACAAAAACATAAGACCATACAAATGATCAAGAGTAGCACTTTAAGCGAGCATAAGCATTTAGGAATCAATGTACAAAATTTGAAAATCATTCTCCGACCTTCTCCCACCAAAAATACAGCATCACAAAATGAACTTACCTCAAACACCAAAATTACTTATCAGACAAATAGCAACAATAAAATTGATAGCTAATAACAAAATTGGAAACCTAAAAAAAGGTAAATTCAAGGACTCGAAAAAAAATTCAGATAACCAAAGACACTAGGTAACTTAAAGTAAACATTATTAACTGTAGATTAAGTTTAAGAAACGCTTGGCACATCAGACCATCAATTCACCTTCTGGCCGTCTAATAATTTAATTATTCATATCATGATTTGACACAGATTTGAGCATGTTCTACTCCCAGTTCAAGAAACCCACTCATCGCAATAAAAGATGCTACTCCCTCTGATCCCAAAACATTCGGAAGTTATACTATGAGTAGTAACTGGCTCAGTTGTTTTCCCACAACATTTATACAagatcggagggagtagtatttaagcAACTCATGACATGTCTTTGATACACTAAGAATAATACAGAAACATTCATAGCTAAATTGGAAACTGTACTGGGGCATTGCTACCACAAAAGGTCAAGAAAATATATCATGGGAGAATGTTATGATTGTTCCAGACACAAAGACTGTTTGTGCAAAACAGTGCAGTAAGTGAATGAAGGTTATCTCaatcaagaaaattgacaacaggtATAATTAGTTAATGTCAGCGAGGGCAAATGTCGTTAAACATTAATATTGTTCCAactactgtagcaacggtgcaccatATCATGTGATCAGAAGTTCACAACTCATATAAATGTAGCCCTATTGTCCTAAATCCACTAACAAGGCTCCGAACTACAGCTAAAAAATAAGAATAATGAACCATATCACAACAAAGGAACAAACCAGAAAGCAAACAGAGCACTAAGGGGCTGTTTGGATATTGCCTATGCTAACCCTGCCAATGCATGGGCAAGCCAAAATACTGGCGCTGCTTTCTGCCGCCCACGCCCTGGCCAGTAGTTGGCAAAAAAATGAACTAGAAAGCTGGAGGTAGTCAGGGCACGCCAAAGAATTGGCTTCGATACAAACGGTTCCCATGTACCCGGTCAACGCCAATATTTTGGCTTGGCAGCCTGGGGCGTCAATCCGAACAGCCTCTAAATGCAAAATATGAAAGAAAAATCGTTTTATCGGACTAATACTTAATCTAGGCACTGGGCTAGAAGCTTGGGAGAAGAAAAACATACAAGGATACCCACAAGGAGGCATGTCACAATCCTCACGGTACAAATTGAAAAAAAAAAATCATAGAAGTCTACTAGGACGCCACTAAGAATTTAATGGCCTGAAGATGCTAGCAGAAATCTAAAGTGCTTACAATTAAAGCATCCACAGCCCCAAGTGAAAACTGCAGTTCCTTGTGGACGGCAATAACCATTAGGAGGACACATGTTCTACTCAGTACAGTCAATCAACATATAAGCCATCTGGTGCATGGCACTCCAAAAAGGTGAGGTTTGGAATGATCAGGCTTACCCACAGAGACATCAGATTAACTGATATAATCCAACAATCTCACGCAGACTACAAAACTGAAGCGCACCCATGCACAGGATCAAAGCGCAACAAGCGACCCAGCACAACCATTCCACCAGAACAATGACATGATCAAAAGCATCCCATGACAAGACCATACAAGGGACATTCGTGGTTCCTAACCAAATCGCCCCTAGGATTCCACCCATCCCGCGGGATGAACCAGATCACAAAGGCCCCTCTCACACGTCCCTAATCTCCGACCGAAAAAAGAAAAACGGCCGAAAGATCGTGCGAACGGTCGGAACCCTAGACGCACACGCACAGATCTGAGATCGGGAGGTGGGACGACGGGGGAGGTTACGACGATATACCTCCTTGTTGGTGATCTCGGACTTGTAGGGGAGGACGAAGTTGACGGTGAGCTTGGAGGGAATGGAGGCCGGCGTGGGCGGGCGGGGCTTCATGGCCGACATGGGCGTCTGGGGGGGCTCGATGATTGTGGTCACCTTCTTCCACGCCTCCAGGAAGGCGGGGTCCTCGCCCGCCTCCGCGGGCGCCTGCGCCGTCGCGAGGGCCCTGCGGCTCATGGAGCCGCtgccggcagcggcggcgcgggacgcgaggcggcgggcggcgtggcGCAGCATTTTTTTTTTCTCCTCCCTCGTCGGACAGGTACGGGATGGATGTGTGCGACCTGCAGATGAGTGGGTGCTGAATGAATTGGGGTTTCGGCGATTTGGAGAAGGCGACGCTAAGAGGAGTGGCGACACTGAAGGCGTTGTTGCGTTTGGGTTGGGCTGTTTGGGCTGGACCCGGCCGGGCCGGGCGCCTGGTAATTGCGTACATATATTTTGGTGGCCTTCTGTTTCACGCAAATCTCAATGATTGTcagatctcaaaaaaaaaaaaaatctcaatgattgtctcaaaaaaaaacgcAAATCTCAATGAAATGCAAATCCAATCTTTCCAAAGTCCTCAACATCCTTATTTCCAGATCGCATCATGCTTCTTCCTCTTCATCCGCCATGGTTCGAGACCCCGGGCCACCCACGAGAAGCAAAGGAGGGAGACACACGATGGGTGAAGGAAGATCACAGGAGAAAATCAGCCAGCGAGACTCTCGGCGGGTAACAACTGCCGGAGGAGATAAAAAAAAACTAGGTTTTCCGGCAGGGGAATTGGAGCTATCGTGATAGCTGACATAAGCAGCTCTACGCTTTTTTTTAGACAAGCTCTACGCTTATATTTGAAGGGGCTTCTAGAGGGTCCCACAATTGATATGACATCAAATTTTGACGTGTCATAAAATGAATGAATAGTTTTTAAATTAAATAAACAAAGAGTTGCCTAGCTGATTTAATTTTCTAATCCATTTCTTCCAAGTTGGCGTATCATAGCGATCAGATTTGCGGAAGAAATATCTAAACGATAACTGGCATGATATTGTCGACCATAACTTTGATTTCTCGATAGCGGGTGGTTTTGGAAACAGAGGTCCAGATTTACTAGCCAGTAGAGCTGGAATTAAGTTACAACATCGTCTCATGTCTTCTTTTATACCAACATTTCAATGTTGAATAGACCAGACAGGGCACACAATATGGGTGGGCAGCATGATCTGGCGGGCAGCATGATCCGGCGATTGCACTCTTACAGTAGTCTTCCGGGGCCTCTTATCTTTTCCTTCACCTCCGCATAATGGCTTGTGGAGCTTGAAGCCAAATACGTGAGGAACATAGCGCTGCGAGGGCTTCTGGGGCTTGAGATGATCGTATGTCATCAGAAACAGGTGAGGAAACAGCAAAATATCTGGACATGGTCAACAAAACAGCAAAATATAACAACAAAATAGCAATTTTCTTCAATTATGATATCCCCGTGATGCAGATATGTAAATATTTCTTTGTAGATGACACTCTTTTTTCCCCAGGAGAAAAACACACCAATTTGAGACAGTATAATAAGAGAGTGATTAGGATACTGCCTTGGTATTTAGACCGTGGATAGTAGATGTCTTCGCACTTGGGACAGTATATCTTCACTGTACTAGATCAGTGAATATCCGATTGTCCAACTGGTAGACATGGTTGGCCACAGCAATAAACCCGTGGACATCGTCCAAAGTCATAGTTCTTGTATTTCTCCAGCTGCCAAAAGTAAGGAATAAAAGTTACCACTTACTACAAATTAAACTTCACCGACATGAGCGAATTTCAGCCTTTCGGAAACAAATATGGGCAAGTACTAGCAAAGCAAGGTTAGCATAACAGTTACCATAGCAGCCAACCCTTTACCGGTAAGAATGTATCGCGCATGAAATAGCCCATACAACATCTCAGCAGCTGATTCCACTAGCTCATTTTGTTCTTCTGTGAAAATATCACCTACATATTCAAATAATCAAGAACATCAGCAATAGCAGTAGGCAATGTAAAAGGAAACATGCACAATACCATGCCATGGACAAGTGAGAGCCATATATTGCACGAAATCAACCAACCAAAGCCCATGCAAAGGATTGATGTTATTTA is a window of Triticum dicoccoides isolate Atlit2015 ecotype Zavitan chromosome 2B, WEW_v2.0, whole genome shotgun sequence DNA encoding:
- the LOC119363592 gene encoding ATP synthase subunit delta', mitochondrial-like, giving the protein MLRHAARRLASRAAAAGSGSMSRRALATAQAPAEAGEDPAFLEAWKKVTTIIEPPQTPMSAMKPRPPTPASIPSKLTVNFVLPYKSEITNKEVDMVMVPATTGLMGILPGHVSTIAELKPGVMSVHEGNDVTKYFVSSGFAFIHANSITDVVAVEAVPLDQIDQSLVQKGLAEFTAKLGSASTDLEKAEAQIGVDVHSALNAALTG